One Micromonospora sp. WMMD1120 genomic region harbors:
- a CDS encoding Gfo/Idh/MocA family oxidoreductase, translating into MSTTDKELRIGMVGYAFMGAAHSQAWRTVNRVFDVPARARMALICGRDTAKVAEAADTLGWDAYTTDWRDLINRDDIDVVDICTPGDSHAEIALAALAAGKHVLCEKPLANTVEEARAMTAAADAARAAGVRSMCGFNYRRVPAVTMMRQLVADGRLGVIRHVRATYLQDWIVDPQFPLVWRLQKDRAGSGALGDIGAHIIDLTQYVTGQRISGVSAITETFVKERPLPAESSGLAATVDGGSAPTGPVTVDDAAVFVARLDGGALATYEASRFATGRKNGLRVEINGSLGSVVFDLERLNELEFYDATRPAAEQGFSRILVTEGEHPYMSAWWPPGHIIGYEHSFTHEMRDFIEAVATGVDPTPSFADALQVQLVLDAVARSAELGSSWAEVEPALSAAVA; encoded by the coding sequence TTGTCCACGACAGACAAAGAACTGCGGATCGGCATGGTCGGCTACGCGTTCATGGGCGCCGCGCACTCGCAGGCGTGGCGCACCGTGAACCGCGTGTTCGACGTGCCGGCGCGGGCCCGGATGGCGCTGATCTGCGGCCGAGACACCGCGAAGGTGGCCGAGGCCGCCGACACGCTCGGCTGGGACGCGTACACCACGGACTGGCGTGACCTGATCAACCGGGACGACATCGACGTTGTCGACATCTGCACCCCGGGCGACAGTCACGCCGAGATCGCCCTCGCCGCGTTGGCCGCCGGCAAGCACGTCCTGTGTGAGAAGCCGCTGGCAAACACTGTGGAGGAGGCTCGGGCGATGACCGCCGCGGCGGACGCCGCCCGGGCCGCCGGAGTCCGGTCGATGTGCGGGTTCAACTACCGCCGGGTCCCCGCGGTCACGATGATGCGCCAGTTGGTGGCCGACGGACGACTCGGGGTGATTCGACACGTCCGTGCGACGTACCTCCAGGATTGGATCGTGGACCCGCAGTTCCCGCTGGTCTGGCGCCTCCAGAAGGACAGGGCGGGCTCCGGCGCGCTCGGTGACATCGGTGCCCACATCATCGATCTGACCCAGTACGTCACCGGCCAGCGGATCAGCGGGGTCAGCGCGATCACCGAGACCTTCGTCAAGGAGCGGCCGTTGCCGGCCGAGTCGAGCGGTCTGGCGGCGACGGTGGACGGCGGCAGCGCCCCCACCGGGCCGGTCACCGTCGACGACGCCGCGGTCTTCGTGGCCCGGCTGGACGGTGGCGCGCTGGCCACGTACGAGGCGAGCCGGTTCGCCACCGGCCGGAAGAACGGCCTGCGTGTCGAGATCAACGGCTCGCTGGGCAGCGTGGTCTTCGACCTCGAGCGCCTCAACGAGCTGGAGTTCTACGACGCCACCCGACCGGCGGCCGAGCAGGGCTTCAGTCGCATCCTGGTGACCGAGGGCGAGCACCCGTACATGTCGGCGTGGTGGCCGCCGGGCCACATCATCGGCTACGAGCACTCGTTCACGCACGAGATGCGCGACTTCATCGAGGCGGTCGCCACCGGCGTCGACCCGACTCCGTCGTTCGCCGACGCGTTGCAGGTCCAGCTGGTGCTGGACGCGGTGGCCCGCTCGGCGGAGCTCGGCTCTTCCTGGGCCGAGGTGGAACCGGCGCTGAGCGCGGCGGTCGCCTGA
- a CDS encoding sugar ABC transporter ATP-binding protein gives MVLRLTDVVKTFPGVRALDGVQLEVRAGEVHCLLGQNGAGKSTLIKVLAGVHQPDSGLVEWCGEPATFANPQAAMRAGIATIYQELDLVEDLSVAENAFLGHEYRRFGFVRRGSMARHTRQILGRLGHGEIPPGRMVRSLPAAGKQIVSMARALSHEARLIIMDEPSAVLAHDEVENLFRIIRELTAQGIAVIYISHRLEEIREIGDRVTVLKDGRTTAANLPARDTPTRDLVSRMTGRTIEYVFPDRPADDTAGADLLQVEGLTRTGEFADVSLTVRAGEIVGIAGLVGSGRSELLETIYGARLPEAGTVRMDGKVLRPGVGAAVRAGMGMAPEERKSQALLLGEPIYRNVTLATFGRYARLGFTDAAKERAEADRIAETLELRPRDVDRPVRTLSGGNQQKVVVGRWLLGGTKLLLLDEPTRGVDVGARAELYQVIRSLAAQGVGVLLVSSEVPEVLGLADRVLVMREGRVVREAAAGELDENTVLDLVMAGSLMEGAPA, from the coding sequence GTGGTCCTGCGCCTCACCGATGTGGTCAAGACCTTCCCCGGTGTACGCGCGCTCGACGGCGTGCAGTTGGAGGTGCGTGCCGGCGAGGTGCACTGCCTGCTCGGGCAGAACGGCGCCGGCAAGTCCACCCTGATCAAGGTGCTCGCCGGGGTGCACCAACCGGACTCCGGGCTGGTGGAGTGGTGCGGCGAGCCGGCCACCTTTGCCAACCCGCAGGCCGCGATGAGGGCCGGCATCGCCACCATCTACCAGGAGTTGGACCTCGTCGAGGACCTGTCGGTGGCGGAGAACGCCTTCCTCGGTCACGAGTACCGCCGCTTCGGGTTCGTCCGGCGCGGCAGCATGGCGCGGCACACCCGGCAGATCCTCGGTCGGCTCGGCCACGGTGAGATCCCGCCGGGTCGGATGGTCCGCTCGCTGCCGGCGGCCGGCAAGCAGATCGTCAGCATGGCCCGCGCGCTGTCGCACGAGGCGCGACTGATCATCATGGACGAGCCGAGCGCGGTGCTGGCCCACGACGAGGTCGAGAACCTGTTCCGGATCATCCGGGAGCTGACCGCGCAGGGCATCGCCGTCATCTACATCTCGCACCGACTCGAGGAGATCCGCGAGATCGGCGACCGGGTCACCGTACTCAAGGACGGCCGGACCACGGCGGCGAACCTGCCGGCGCGCGACACCCCGACCCGCGACCTGGTCAGCCGGATGACCGGCCGGACCATCGAGTACGTCTTCCCGGACCGTCCGGCCGACGACACCGCGGGCGCCGATCTGCTCCAGGTCGAGGGGCTGACCCGGACCGGCGAGTTCGCCGACGTCTCGCTGACCGTGCGGGCCGGGGAGATCGTCGGCATCGCGGGTCTGGTCGGCTCGGGCCGTTCCGAGCTGCTGGAGACCATCTACGGCGCCCGACTGCCGGAGGCCGGCACGGTCCGGATGGACGGCAAGGTGCTGCGGCCCGGCGTCGGCGCGGCGGTCCGGGCCGGCATGGGCATGGCCCCGGAGGAGCGCAAGAGCCAGGCGTTGCTGCTCGGCGAGCCGATCTACCGCAACGTCACGCTGGCCACCTTCGGCCGGTACGCGCGGCTCGGCTTCACCGACGCCGCCAAGGAACGCGCCGAGGCGGACCGGATCGCCGAGACCCTGGAGCTGCGTCCCCGGGACGTCGACCGGCCGGTACGCACCCTGTCCGGCGGAAACCAGCAGAAGGTGGTGGTCGGGCGCTGGCTGCTCGGCGGCACCAAGTTGTTGCTGCTCGACGAGCCCACCCGCGGTGTGGACGTGGGCGCGCGGGCCGAGCTTTACCAGGTCATCCGCTCGTTGGCCGCCCAGGGCGTCGGGGTGCTGCTGGTCTCCAGCGAGGTGCCCGAGGTGCTGGGCCTGGCCGACCGGGTGCTGGTGATGCGGGAAGGGCGGGTCGTCCGCGAGGCCGCGGCCGGCGAACTCGATGAGAACACTGTGCTTGACCTCGTGATGGCGGGGTCCTTGATGGAAGGCGCACCGGCATGA
- a CDS encoding substrate-binding domain-containing protein: MTQHSRDVSRRRLLFGGAAVGAATLLTACTSNETPAASTQTKAAGGGEGNNAPGKKVVIGFSAPAADHGWMGAIHANAKAQAAAYSDVEFKEVDGGSSSEAQRSTLGTLIAQKPDIIVVLPHDGKEVNAVALQAMQAGIPIVNLDRVFPDALASRLVIKGDNYGMGVAAGHFIGKMLKDKGVTNPVIGEIAGLEIPLTVERTTGFNAALATYGFKVANRRSAEFTSDSGQREAAQLLQALPKIDAIWNHDDDQGIGVLAAIKQANRSEFFMVGGAGSKLAIDAIKADNSVLKATVTYNPSMASSAISLARLIAQGRGLGDLTELQVPKEVTLASETITKENASSYDKLGF, from the coding sequence ATGACCCAGCACAGTCGCGACGTGTCGCGCCGCCGGTTGCTCTTCGGTGGAGCCGCAGTTGGCGCCGCCACCCTGCTGACCGCCTGCACCAGCAACGAGACTCCGGCCGCCAGCACCCAGACCAAGGCCGCGGGCGGCGGCGAGGGCAACAACGCCCCGGGCAAGAAGGTCGTCATCGGCTTCTCCGCCCCGGCCGCCGACCACGGCTGGATGGGCGCCATCCACGCCAACGCCAAGGCGCAGGCCGCCGCCTACTCGGACGTGGAGTTCAAGGAGGTCGACGGTGGCTCGAGCTCCGAGGCCCAGCGCTCCACGCTCGGCACGCTGATCGCCCAGAAGCCGGACATCATCGTCGTGCTGCCGCACGACGGCAAGGAGGTCAACGCGGTTGCCCTCCAGGCGATGCAGGCGGGCATCCCGATCGTCAACCTCGACCGGGTCTTCCCGGACGCGCTGGCCTCTCGGCTGGTGATCAAGGGTGACAACTACGGCATGGGCGTCGCCGCCGGCCACTTCATCGGCAAGATGCTCAAGGACAAGGGCGTCACCAACCCGGTCATCGGTGAGATCGCCGGTCTGGAGATCCCGCTGACCGTCGAGCGCACCACTGGCTTCAACGCCGCCCTGGCGACGTACGGGTTCAAGGTGGCCAACCGGCGTTCGGCCGAGTTCACCTCGGACAGCGGCCAGCGCGAGGCGGCGCAGCTCCTCCAGGCGCTGCCGAAGATCGACGCCATCTGGAACCACGACGACGACCAGGGCATCGGCGTGCTGGCCGCCATCAAGCAGGCCAACCGGTCGGAGTTCTTCATGGTCGGCGGCGCGGGCTCCAAGCTCGCGATCGACGCGATCAAGGCAGACAACAGCGTGCTCAAGGCGACGGTCACCTACAACCCGTCGATGGCCTCCTCGGCGATCTCGCTCGCGCGGCTCATCGCGCAGGGTCGGGGCCTGGGCGACCTGACGGAGCTCCAGGTGCCCAAGGAAGTGACCCTGGCCTCGGAGACGATCACCAAGGAGAACGCGAGCAGCTACGACAAGCTCGGGTTCTGA
- a CDS encoding TatD family hydrolase produces MRIFDPHIHMTSRTTDDYERMAAAGVRALVEPAFWLGQPRTSAASFVDYFDSLIGWEPFRAGQFGVRHFATIALNPKEANDPRCRPVLDLLPRYLDKDAVVAVGEIGYDSMTPEEDEAFAAQLALAVAYDLPALVHTPHRDKARGCERTLAVVAESGIDAGRVVVDHLNEVTVKLVKDSGCWMGFSIYPDTKMTPQRMVELLREYGTERMLVNSAADWGRSDPLLTRATGEAMLAAGFSNDDVDTVLWRNPVEFYGQSGRLDLSDLEDPAAVDPQTGNSILRGGS; encoded by the coding sequence ATGCGCATCTTCGACCCCCACATCCACATGACCTCGCGCACCACCGACGACTACGAACGGATGGCCGCCGCCGGCGTACGCGCGCTGGTGGAGCCGGCGTTCTGGTTGGGGCAGCCGCGCACCAGCGCCGCGTCGTTCGTCGACTACTTCGACTCGCTGATCGGCTGGGAGCCGTTCCGGGCCGGGCAGTTCGGGGTGCGCCACTTCGCCACCATCGCGCTCAACCCGAAGGAGGCCAACGACCCGCGCTGCCGGCCGGTGCTGGACCTGCTGCCCCGCTACCTGGACAAGGACGCGGTCGTGGCGGTCGGCGAGATCGGGTACGACTCGATGACGCCGGAGGAGGACGAGGCGTTCGCCGCGCAGCTCGCCCTCGCCGTGGCGTACGACCTGCCGGCGCTGGTGCACACCCCGCACCGGGACAAGGCGCGCGGCTGCGAGCGCACCCTCGCCGTGGTCGCCGAGTCCGGCATCGACGCGGGCCGCGTGGTGGTCGACCACCTCAACGAGGTGACCGTCAAGCTCGTCAAGGACAGCGGCTGCTGGATGGGCTTCTCCATCTACCCGGACACCAAGATGACGCCGCAGCGGATGGTCGAGCTGCTGCGCGAGTACGGCACCGAGCGGATGCTCGTCAACTCGGCGGCCGACTGGGGGCGCTCGGACCCGCTGCTGACCCGGGCCACCGGCGAGGCGATGCTGGCGGCCGGCTTCAGTAACGACGACGTCGACACCGTGCTGTGGCGCAACCCGGTGGAGTTCTACGGGCAGTCCGGGCGGCTCGACCTCAGCGACCTGGAGGACCCCGCAGCGGTGGACCCGCAGACCGGCAACTCGATCCTGCGCGGCGGTAGCTGA
- a CDS encoding sugar phosphate isomerase/epimerase family protein, which yields MSVPAPRAADAATLRLGYGTNGFANHRLDDALAVLADLGYDGVALTLDHDHLDPFAPGLTRRVAAVGRRLSELGLAVVIETGARYLLDPWQKHAPTLLHDDPTRRIEFLRRAVRIGAELGAEAVSFWAGVRPETVSPQCAWDRLVAGCATVVDAADAAGVTVGFEPEPGMLVQDIADWRRLYAALDAPARFGITLDIGHCRCLEPWPVPQCVAEVAEHLVNVQIDDMRRGVHEHLEFGVGEIDFPPVLAALATAGYRGLVAVELPRDSHAAPAVAARSIEFLRAAAATAGRSDHTLCSAPTDAPAADAPAADASAAHTPPAGAPPAGAPAADGTPAHM from the coding sequence ATGAGCGTCCCCGCGCCCCGCGCCGCCGACGCCGCGACGCTGCGCCTCGGGTACGGCACCAACGGCTTCGCCAACCACCGTCTCGACGACGCGCTCGCCGTCCTGGCCGACCTCGGCTACGACGGGGTGGCGCTCACCCTGGACCACGACCACCTGGACCCGTTCGCCCCCGGGCTGACCCGCCGGGTCGCCGCTGTGGGTCGCCGGCTGAGCGAGCTGGGCCTCGCCGTGGTGATCGAGACCGGGGCCCGCTACCTGCTCGACCCGTGGCAGAAGCACGCGCCGACGCTGCTGCACGACGACCCGACCCGGCGGATCGAGTTCCTGCGCCGGGCCGTGCGCATCGGCGCCGAACTGGGCGCGGAGGCGGTCTCCTTCTGGGCCGGCGTCCGACCCGAGACGGTGTCCCCGCAGTGTGCCTGGGACCGGCTGGTGGCCGGCTGCGCCACCGTCGTCGACGCGGCCGACGCCGCCGGCGTCACTGTCGGCTTCGAACCGGAGCCGGGCATGCTCGTGCAGGACATCGCGGACTGGCGTCGGCTGTACGCCGCCCTGGACGCTCCGGCGCGCTTCGGCATCACCCTCGACATCGGCCACTGCCGCTGCCTGGAGCCGTGGCCGGTGCCGCAGTGCGTCGCCGAGGTTGCCGAGCACCTGGTCAACGTCCAGATCGACGACATGCGCCGGGGCGTGCACGAGCACCTGGAGTTCGGCGTCGGCGAGATCGACTTCCCGCCGGTGCTGGCCGCCCTGGCGACCGCCGGCTACCGGGGGCTGGTCGCGGTGGAGCTGCCCCGCGACTCGCACGCCGCGCCGGCCGTGGCCGCCCGGTCGATCGAGTTCCTGCGTGCCGCCGCAGCCACCGCCGGCCGCAGTGACCACACCCTTTGCTCTGCACCCACCGATGCGCCGGCCGCCGATGCGCCGGCCGCCGATGCGTCCGCGGCCCACACGCCGCCCGCCGGCGCGCCGCCCGCCGGCGCGCCGGCCGCCGACGGGACCCCGGCGCACATGTAG
- a CDS encoding ROK family protein, whose product MRTVDPLHVRLLRLLRDEGAVSRAELGDRLQMPRPRMLAELDRLVALGYVAEAGLAASRGGRRSTLVELNPQLRFAAVDLGASSIDVEVVNGRLEPVAYYAEAADIRNGPKVTLQRVNELLHKARVDGAYERLDAVGIGVPGPVSFRDGVPVSPPIMPGWDRFPVRELLSREHGCPAVVDNDVNIMAIGERHGGVAHSVDDFLFVKIGTGIGCGIYLTGEVYRGTDGCAGDIGHIQVDSHGPMCSCGNIGCLEALFSGAALAKDALAAARSGASPALAERLAVRGAVTAQDVAEGAVEGDVTCIQLIRDGGRRVGGVLAGLVSFTNPSMIVIGGGLAQLGHILLAEIRSVVYRRSLPLATGNLPVVLSELGGRAGVAGAAVLASDVAFGEAS is encoded by the coding sequence GTGCGGACGGTCGACCCCCTGCACGTGCGACTGCTGCGGCTGCTCCGCGACGAGGGCGCCGTGTCCCGCGCCGAGCTGGGCGACCGTCTCCAGATGCCGCGCCCCCGGATGCTGGCCGAGCTTGATCGTCTGGTCGCGCTGGGCTATGTCGCCGAGGCCGGGCTCGCCGCGTCCCGGGGCGGGCGACGCTCGACGCTCGTCGAGCTGAACCCGCAGCTCCGCTTCGCCGCAGTCGACCTCGGCGCCAGCTCGATCGACGTCGAGGTGGTCAACGGCCGGCTGGAGCCGGTCGCCTACTACGCCGAGGCCGCCGACATCCGCAACGGACCCAAGGTGACCCTGCAACGGGTCAACGAGTTGCTGCACAAGGCCCGCGTCGACGGCGCGTACGAGCGACTGGACGCGGTCGGCATCGGCGTGCCCGGACCGGTCAGCTTCCGCGACGGCGTCCCGGTCTCGCCGCCGATCATGCCGGGGTGGGACCGGTTCCCCGTGCGCGAGCTGCTCAGCCGTGAGCACGGCTGCCCGGCGGTGGTCGACAACGACGTCAACATCATGGCGATCGGTGAGCGGCACGGTGGGGTCGCCCACTCGGTGGACGACTTCCTCTTCGTGAAGATCGGCACCGGCATCGGGTGCGGCATCTACCTCACCGGCGAGGTCTACCGGGGCACCGACGGCTGCGCCGGCGACATCGGCCACATCCAGGTCGACTCGCACGGTCCGATGTGCTCCTGCGGCAACATCGGCTGCCTGGAGGCGTTGTTCAGCGGCGCCGCGCTGGCCAAGGACGCGCTCGCCGCCGCGCGCAGCGGGGCGTCGCCGGCGCTCGCCGAGCGGCTGGCAGTGCGCGGCGCGGTGACCGCCCAGGACGTCGCCGAGGGCGCCGTCGAGGGCGACGTGACCTGCATCCAGCTGATCCGCGACGGCGGACGGCGGGTCGGCGGGGTGCTCGCCGGCCTGGTCAGCTTCACCAACCCGTCGATGATCGTGATCGGCGGCGGGCTGGCCCAACTGGGGCACATCCTGCTCGCCGAGATCCGCAGTGTGGTCTACCGCCGGTCGCTACCCCTGGCCACCGGCAACCTGCCCGTGGTGCTGTCCGAACTGGGTGGCCGGGCCGGTGTCGCCGGCGCCGCCGTGCTCGCCAGCGACGTCGCCTTCGGGGAGGCGTCATGA
- a CDS encoding SCO3242 family prenyltransferase codes for MATLADVAELVRAPAALSVPGDVIAGAAAAGALGPRTPALAGASVLLYWAGMAANDWSDRRLDAVERPERPIPSGRISPAAAVGLAAGLTAAGVGLATAVGGRRAAALAVPLAASIWGYDLLAKNTAAGPAVMAACRGLDVLLGASGGRWARALPAAATVAAHTWTVTALSRREVSGADTTLPKRTLAGTVVVAASAAVAVPRARRVAAERAGGTDRAGAVDGVGGHATRSAGIATVLPAVLAGWYAARYGAAQAEVVRDPSAGRVRAAVGAGITGLPALQGALTARGGAGLLGLAVAAAAPLGRRLARKVSPT; via the coding sequence ATGGCCACGCTGGCTGACGTCGCCGAGCTGGTCCGGGCTCCGGCCGCGCTCTCCGTCCCCGGCGACGTGATCGCCGGGGCGGCGGCTGCCGGTGCGCTCGGTCCCCGTACCCCCGCCCTGGCCGGCGCGTCGGTGCTGCTCTACTGGGCCGGCATGGCCGCCAACGACTGGTCCGACCGGCGGCTGGACGCCGTGGAGCGGCCGGAGCGGCCGATCCCCAGCGGTCGGATCAGCCCGGCCGCCGCCGTCGGCCTGGCGGCGGGGCTCACGGCCGCCGGCGTGGGCCTGGCCACCGCCGTGGGCGGTCGCCGCGCCGCCGCGCTCGCCGTGCCGCTGGCCGCCAGCATCTGGGGGTACGACCTGCTGGCCAAGAACACCGCTGCCGGCCCGGCCGTGATGGCGGCCTGTCGAGGGCTGGACGTGCTGCTCGGCGCGTCCGGTGGCCGGTGGGCCAGGGCGTTGCCGGCGGCGGCCACCGTCGCCGCGCACACCTGGACGGTCACCGCGCTGTCCCGGCGCGAGGTCAGTGGGGCCGACACCACCCTGCCGAAGCGCACCCTCGCCGGCACCGTGGTGGTCGCCGCCAGCGCCGCCGTCGCCGTGCCGCGCGCCCGGCGCGTGGCGGCCGAGCGTGCCGGCGGCACCGACCGGGCCGGGGCCGTCGACGGGGTCGGTGGGCACGCGACGAGGTCCGCCGGGATCGCGACGGTGCTGCCGGCCGTGCTGGCCGGTTGGTACGCCGCCCGCTACGGCGCGGCGCAGGCGGAGGTGGTCCGGGACCCGTCCGCCGGTCGGGTCCGCGCCGCCGTCGGCGCCGGCATCACCGGGCTGCCCGCCCTCCAGGGAGCGCTCACCGCACGCGGCGGCGCCGGTCTGCTCGGGTTGGCCGTCGCGGCCGCCGCGCCGCTGGGCCGGCGGCTGGCCCGGAAAGTCTCCCCGACATGA
- a CDS encoding ABC transporter permease, giving the protein MSDATPTPTATPERPQLPPQSPPVDPAETAAASDKAAGAGRLSWWRGDGGDGAKRNLGLIGVLAALVVVGAITKPDLYGDPNWVWNNVLAILQLASVVGVVTVGMTFVIIGGGIDLSVGAIVALAGVWCTTVATQSYGAGGMIFTALAVGLCVGLVNGVLISYGRLVPFIATLAMLVAARGLAASISNKQTQVSTSTFINDIAARKVLGIPILVYILGAVVLAGWIMLNRTTFGRRTIAVGGNPEAARLAGINVKRHTMLLYALSGLCCGIAAIMLTSQATSAQAAMANLYELDAIAAAIIGGTLLSGGRGTIVGSLLGVIIFATITNLFAINGLSIEAQNMVKGGIIVAAVLIQQFQYKSVTRLLARNRVTTA; this is encoded by the coding sequence ATGAGCGACGCGACTCCCACTCCCACCGCGACACCGGAGCGCCCGCAGCTTCCGCCGCAGTCACCGCCGGTGGACCCGGCGGAGACGGCGGCTGCCAGCGACAAGGCGGCGGGCGCGGGCCGGCTCTCCTGGTGGCGGGGCGACGGCGGCGACGGCGCGAAGCGAAACCTCGGCCTGATCGGGGTGCTCGCCGCGCTCGTCGTGGTCGGCGCGATCACCAAGCCCGACCTGTACGGCGACCCGAACTGGGTCTGGAACAACGTCCTGGCCATCCTTCAACTCGCCTCGGTCGTCGGCGTGGTCACCGTCGGGATGACCTTCGTGATCATCGGGGGCGGCATCGACCTGTCGGTCGGGGCGATCGTCGCGCTGGCCGGCGTCTGGTGCACCACCGTCGCCACCCAGAGCTACGGCGCCGGCGGCATGATCTTCACCGCCCTCGCTGTCGGTCTCTGCGTCGGCCTGGTCAACGGCGTGCTCATCTCGTACGGCAGGTTGGTGCCGTTCATCGCGACGCTCGCGATGCTGGTGGCCGCCCGCGGCCTCGCGGCCTCGATCTCGAACAAGCAGACCCAGGTCTCCACCAGCACGTTCATCAACGACATCGCGGCCCGCAAGGTGCTGGGGATTCCGATCCTCGTCTACATCCTCGGCGCTGTGGTGCTGGCCGGCTGGATCATGCTCAACCGGACGACCTTCGGCCGCCGCACCATCGCCGTCGGCGGCAACCCGGAGGCGGCGCGGCTGGCCGGCATCAATGTCAAGCGGCACACCATGCTGCTCTACGCGCTCTCCGGCCTCTGCTGCGGCATCGCGGCCATCATGCTCACCTCGCAGGCCACCTCGGCCCAGGCGGCGATGGCCAACCTGTACGAGTTGGACGCGATCGCCGCCGCGATCATCGGCGGGACGCTGCTCAGCGGTGGTCGGGGCACGATCGTCGGCTCGCTGCTCGGCGTCATCATCTTCGCCACGATCACGAACCTCTTCGCCATCAACGGCCTCTCCATCGAGGCGCAGAACATGGTCAAGGGCGGCATCATCGTCGCCGCCGTCCTGATCCAGCAGTTCCAGTACAAGTCCGTCACTCGGCTCCTCGCGCGGAACAGGGTCACCACCGCCTGA
- a CDS encoding inositol-3-phosphate synthase: MRTGVWLVGARGSVATTSIVGGLALRAGLAGPTGCVTELPELRGPALPAFADLVFGGHDLATTPLCKRAEALADAGVIPWRLVAALRDELVTVDQELRPAPTGVTQADRAAAVVRDLTSFRERHGLDRVVVVNVSATEPAPLPHPGHADPAALRAALDGPDEVLPVSSLYAYAALLAGCPYVDFTPSTGLRLPALAALAEEARLPYAGHDGKTGETLVKSVLAPMFAMRNLTVGSWSGVNLLGGGDGATLADPAANAAKVQSKQRVLGETLGYVPQGGTRIEFVEELGDFKTAWDLITFSGFLGTGMRMEFTWHGCDSALAAPLVLDLARLTAAAHAAGRVGPLADLGFFFKDPLGSPTHSLGEQWARLTAFARQLHEGRDGADGHAG, encoded by the coding sequence ATGCGAACAGGTGTCTGGCTGGTAGGGGCGCGCGGTTCCGTCGCGACCACCAGCATCGTCGGGGGGCTCGCGTTGCGAGCCGGCCTGGCCGGGCCCACCGGCTGCGTCACCGAGCTGCCCGAGCTGCGCGGCCCCGCGCTACCGGCCTTCGCCGACCTGGTCTTCGGCGGGCACGACCTGGCCACCACCCCGCTGTGCAAGCGCGCCGAGGCGCTTGCCGACGCGGGTGTCATCCCCTGGCGACTGGTCGCCGCGCTCCGGGACGAGCTGGTCACCGTCGACCAGGAGCTGCGGCCCGCGCCGACCGGCGTCACCCAGGCCGACCGGGCCGCCGCCGTGGTCCGCGACCTCACCAGCTTCCGCGAGCGGCACGGGCTGGACCGGGTGGTGGTGGTGAACGTCTCCGCCACCGAGCCCGCCCCGCTACCGCACCCCGGGCACGCCGACCCGGCCGCGCTGCGCGCCGCCCTCGACGGGCCGGACGAGGTGCTGCCGGTCAGCTCCCTCTACGCCTATGCGGCTCTGCTGGCCGGCTGCCCGTACGTCGACTTCACCCCGTCCACCGGGCTGCGGCTGCCGGCGCTGGCCGCGCTGGCCGAGGAGGCCCGCCTGCCGTACGCCGGGCACGACGGCAAGACCGGGGAGACCCTGGTCAAGTCGGTGCTCGCGCCGATGTTCGCGATGCGCAACCTGACCGTGGGCTCCTGGTCCGGGGTCAACCTGCTCGGTGGTGGCGACGGCGCCACGCTCGCCGACCCGGCCGCCAACGCGGCGAAGGTGCAGAGCAAGCAGCGGGTGCTCGGCGAGACGCTGGGCTACGTCCCGCAGGGCGGCACCCGCATCGAGTTCGTCGAGGAGCTGGGCGACTTCAAGACCGCCTGGGATTTGATCACCTTCTCCGGCTTCCTCGGCACCGGCATGCGGATGGAGTTCACCTGGCACGGCTGCGACTCCGCGCTGGCCGCGCCGCTGGTGCTCGACCTGGCCCGGCTCACCGCCGCCGCGCACGCGGCCGGGCGGGTGGGGCCGCTCGCCGACCTCGGCTTCTTCTTCAAGGACCCGCTCGGCTCGCCCACCCACTCGCTGGGCGAGCAGTGGGCGCGGCTGACCGCGTTCGCCCGGCAACTGCACGAGGGCCGGGACGGTGCCGATGGCCACGCTGGCTGA
- a CDS encoding EboA domain-containing protein, translated as MTPDSLRAALRGVPDPDWLDTAVRRVATEPTAITRLFPAAGRKCGRAALPDAPGWTADDAARVLLLTSLPGDHAEYAQNLYQHGDAAEKRAVLRALPLLPIGAEAVPLLHDAIRTNDTRLVAAALGPYAEHLDPAAWRQAVLKCVFSGVPLAAVADLDTRADGELATMLAALAAERHAAGRDLPADATALLHRLTAASPREA; from the coding sequence ATGACACCGGATTCACTACGGGCCGCGCTGCGAGGCGTACCCGATCCCGACTGGCTGGACACGGCAGTGCGCCGGGTCGCGACCGAGCCCACGGCGATCACCCGGCTCTTTCCCGCCGCCGGCCGGAAGTGCGGTCGGGCCGCGCTGCCCGACGCCCCCGGCTGGACCGCCGACGACGCCGCCCGGGTGCTGCTGCTGACCAGCCTGCCCGGCGACCACGCCGAGTACGCCCAGAACCTCTACCAGCACGGGGACGCGGCCGAGAAGCGCGCCGTGCTGCGGGCCCTGCCGCTGCTGCCGATCGGCGCCGAGGCGGTGCCGCTGCTGCACGACGCGATCCGGACCAACGACACCCGGCTGGTCGCGGCCGCGCTCGGCCCCTACGCGGAACACCTCGACCCGGCCGCCTGGCGGCAGGCGGTGCTCAAGTGCGTGTTCAGCGGCGTCCCGCTCGCCGCGGTGGCCGACCTGGACACCCGGGCCGACGGGGAACTGGCCACCATGCTCGCCGCGTTGGCCGCCGAACGACACGCCGCCGGCCGGGACCTGCCCGCCGACGCCACCGCCCTGCTCCACCGGCTCACCGCCGCATCGCCCCGGGAGGCGTGA